A single genomic interval of Haloterrigena salifodinae harbors:
- a CDS encoding Acg family FMN-binding oxidoreductase, giving the protein MNSDELTTAVWEIDEDEFPSDGSIRERAQFLLRYAILAPSSHNSQPWRFAVHDDRIRIFADETRWLEVADHDKRELQISLGCAIENLCIAAAHFGFGYRIEYDDAGDGDPIATVTLHPDATPSNTRPPGLFDQLTERYTSHDLFEERPLSQFTRDILRQCVFDSDVSLHLIEDSDRKRSIGELQAAADLRLMDDREYRKELGYWLGIGALGQSWLTARIAQAVVIAFDLGNRESQNNSKLIRSAPVLGLLVTETDAPAARIKTGRVYERVALAASANSVATHPMSQILELPEKRDELGTLAAIGDGVPQHLFRLGYTDEPTDHMPRWPLEKVLSTQP; this is encoded by the coding sequence ATGAATTCGGACGAGTTAACCACCGCAGTCTGGGAGATAGATGAGGACGAGTTTCCATCCGACGGGTCGATCCGAGAACGGGCGCAGTTCCTGCTTCGATACGCGATCCTCGCTCCGTCCAGTCACAACTCGCAGCCGTGGCGATTTGCCGTACACGACGATCGAATCCGGATTTTCGCCGACGAGACGCGGTGGCTCGAGGTGGCCGATCACGACAAACGCGAGTTACAGATCAGCCTCGGCTGCGCCATCGAGAACCTCTGTATTGCAGCAGCCCACTTCGGATTCGGTTATCGAATCGAGTACGACGATGCCGGCGATGGGGACCCCATCGCCACCGTAACGCTTCATCCAGACGCGACCCCATCGAATACCCGACCACCGGGACTGTTCGACCAACTCACGGAGCGATATACGAGCCACGACCTATTCGAAGAGCGGCCGCTTTCGCAGTTCACGCGCGATATCCTCCGTCAGTGTGTCTTCGACAGCGACGTTTCGCTCCACTTGATCGAAGACTCGGACCGGAAGCGATCGATCGGGGAGTTACAGGCCGCGGCGGATCTGCGTCTGATGGACGACCGAGAGTACCGGAAAGAACTCGGCTATTGGCTCGGGATCGGCGCACTGGGCCAGTCGTGGCTTACGGCTCGTATTGCACAAGCGGTCGTGATCGCTTTTGACCTCGGGAATCGCGAAAGTCAGAATAATTCGAAGCTGATTCGCAGCGCTCCCGTCCTCGGACTCCTCGTCACGGAGACCGATGCTCCAGCAGCACGGATCAAAACCGGGCGAGTATACGAACGGGTGGCGCTCGCTGCCAGTGCTAACTCGGTTGCCACGCACCCGATGAGCCAAATTCTGGAACTTCCGGAAAAACGAGACGAGCTCGGGACTCTGGCAGCGATCGGCGATGGTGTTCCGCAGCATCTGTTCCGATTAGGGTATACAGATGAACCGACGGATCACATGCCGCGATGGCCACTCGA